CGGAGAGGAACCGCGGCATGGCCAGGGTCTTGTTCTCGGTGTCGTACGGCTGCACGGCGGTATGCAGCTTGAACGGGAAGATCCGCGCGGCCTGGTTGCGCTTCTCGCCCACGGGCGCGTTGAGCACCACGGCGGCGGCCGGGTCGATGGTGTCGCCCAGGAGGGCGGCGTGACGGGTGCCGTCGAACCAGAGGTACACCGGCGTGAGGTTCCGGCCCCAGGTGAGCGCGCCAAATCGCTTGTCATAGGCGGGCATGCCCAGGTTGTCCCTGGTCTCGGGTCGGTCTTGGCCGGCCTGGGAATAATCCCGCCGCAGCAGGGTGGGCGTCTCGCGGGCGAAGGCGGGGATGTGGCACGTCTCGCAGGCGATGGCGCGGACGTGGTCGTCGAGGTGCCGGGACAGCGGTCCCGACACGCCGTGCGGCGTCGGCCCGTGGCACTTGCCGCACTCCACGCGGCCCTCCACCGCCGGCGCGCTCAGCGACATCCCGGCGATCCGGTGCTGGGTGGTGGTGTGGCAGTTCTGGCAGCGCATGTTCAGGGCGCCCATATGGACGTCATACTCGGGCTTCGGATCGGCCATGACGGGCTCCAGGTCTCCGTGCTTGGCGTTGGTGGCGCCGCCGCTGTGGAAGTGGCAGGAGCCGCATGCCTGCCGCGACGGACGCCCCACTTTCCGCGCCACGGCCGGCAGGTCCACGCCCGCCGCCGGCAGGCCGGCGTTGAGGGGATCCTTGCGGTAGTTGCCGGTGGTGTCGTGGCAGACGAGACAGTCGAGATTGGCCGGGTTGCTGAAATTGAAATCCTTGTCCTGCTTGCCGTAGCCGATGTGGCAGGCAGCGCACTGCTGCATGTTGGGCGCGATGGCGATGCAGTAGTTGTTCACCATCAGGGTGAGGCTGATGTCCTTCCGGTGCTCGTAGCCGGCCAGCGTGGGCGAGAAGCCCTGCCAGCGCCAGTGGGCGGTGCCCAGCAGGTCCTGGCCCACCTGCGGATGGCAGCTCAGGCAGGAGCGGGTCACGTCCTGCGGGGTGGGTGCGGCGCCGAGGCTGACCAGCCGTTCGTGGTCCGGCGTCCATGGGTGGTGACAGTCGTCGCAGCCGGTGGGGGCGGAGGCCGGCTTGAGCTGGCCCTCGTGGCAGCCGATGCACTGGCGATGGTACGCGCCTTTGAGTCCGATGCGCGACGGGTCGTCCGCCTCGCCGGGCTGGGCGTGGCAGCGGGTGCAGCTTTGGGGCGGCCGGTCGGCCAAATCGTCGTGGCAATCGGCGCATGGGCCGCCCAAGCGGACCTCCATCATGGCGTGGAGGGTCTTGAGATCCTCGCCCACGCGGTCATCGTCGCTCATGGCGTAGCGGTGATGGCACACCCCGCAGTCGCCGCCGGTGAGCTCGTCGTGGATCCGGTGGGCGAACCCCACCGGCTCATAGTCGTCCACGCCCGAGTTCAGGGCGGAGCTGTTCAGCAGGTAGAAGTTCTTGTAGGCCGCCGGGCGGTGCGGATAGGCTGCCGCCGCAGTCGTCGGGGTCGGTTCCGGCCGGGCCGCCTGGACCCGCTGGATCTCCGTCACCGTCCGGATGGTGGAACTGATGGCCTCCTCGTGCACCACACTGTAGAGGAGGACAAAGATCAGCAGGAACACAATACCGGCCCCACGGATCACCCAGGTCCAGAACGGCGTGACGGTCTTGGCGCGCTCTTCATGCATCCGGGCCAGCTGCTCCGGGCTCAGCGGCATGTAGCCGGGCAGAATGGGAAAGTAGGTGACGAAGAACCGGTAGCAGAACAGGATGCTGGAGACGATGGCCGCCGTCATGGCGATCTCGCCCACTGACGGGAAGTAGGGCCGCAGGGAGTAGGGGGGATTGTAGCCCACCAGGAAGACGTTGATCCGGTTCAGCACCACGCCGAAGATGATCAGCGAGGCGGTGAAGAACAGCCAGCCCATGGACCGGCGCACCGCCGGGTTCAGGAGCAGCGCCAGCGGAGCGAGGATGCCCAGCATGATCTCGATGATGAGCGAGACCGTGGCCGCGGGCTGGGCGAGCAGATCCAGCGTGTTCCAGCGGACGGCGAGATCGACGAGCTTCACGAGCCCGTAGGCGCCGAGGAACCAGGGGACGAAGCGGGTCAGCGGGGTCAGCAGTTCCATCTCCGGGTTCCGCCCGAAGCTGATGTTGGCGTAGATCGACTCGAGGATCACCATGGGGAAGCCCACCGCGATAGCCGACAGAAGGAACAGGACGGGCAGGACGTTGGTGTCCCACAGCGGGCTCAGCTTGGTGGGCGAGATGAGCATGAGCGTGCCGAGCGACGACTGGTGCATGAAGGACAGGACCACGCCGGTGACGATGAAGAACGGCAGCGCAATCCGGACCCAGCGGTACAGGGTCAGGATGGGCTTCTCCACCCGCCGGAGCAGGGCGGCACCCCATTCGTTCCCATCGATGCGGGCTTTGAGTCCCTCAAGGATCGACGGGCTCATCTCGACGCACAGGACCATCAAATAGAAGGTGACGCACATGCCCACTTCGAACAGGACCGAGTTGCCCTGCCAGTTGAAGATGGGGCGCCAGATGTTCCAGTAGCGCCCGAGGTCGAAGCTCAGGGCGATGGCCACCCAGAGGTAGCCCAGGAATGCGGTCAGAATGGCCGGCCGGAGCAACGGCAGGTATTTCTTCCGGCCGAAGATGTCCACCAGGGCGGCGGTGGTGAAGCCGCCGGCGGCCAGCGCCACGCCGCAGGCGACGTCGAAGGCGATCCAGATGCCCCAGGGATTGTGATTGTCCAGGTTGGTCACGGAGCCGAGCCCCAGGATCAGGCGGGTGATGCCGAAGGCGTAGCCGATGCCCATGATGATCAGCAGGGTGATGGTGCCGAACGTGAAGAACGGCTTGGTGACCCGATGGGGATGGTCATTGAGCGTCATCGCTCACCCCCTTCGGCGCCGGGCGCGGCGCCGTCCGGCGGCGTCTCCTTGCGGTGGTTGAACCACATGATGCCGGAGAGCAGGCCGTAGAACGCGACGGGCAGCAGGCCGAACTTGAAGATGCCGTGCTGGATGGCCTCGGTCCGCTCCGGCGGCGGCTTCTCGGGCAAGTCCAACATCCCGATCTCCGTCACCGGCCGGCCCACCAGATACAGCCAGGCGGTGCCGCCCACCTCGTGTTCGCCGTAGATGTGGTCGATGTAGCGGTCGGGGCGCCGCTTCAGGCGTTCCCGGGCCAGGGCCACCAGCTCCGCCCGGTGGCCGAACACGAGTGCCTCGGTGGGGCAGGCGCTGGCGCAGGCGGGATCGGCCCCGGTGTTCCGGGCGCGGTCGGTGCAGAATTCGCACTTGCGAACCCTCGGCTTGAGCGGCTCGTTGAATTCGAACGCCGGCACCTCGAACGGGCAGGCGACCTGGCAGTAGCGGCAGCCGAGGCAGATGGTGGGATTGTATACCACCGCCCCGTCGTTCGACTTGGTGAGCGCCCCCACGATGCAGGCCGACACGCAGGACGGGTACAGGCAGTGCATGCATTGGGCCTTGACATAGGTCTGGGGCAGTCCCGCCTGGTCCGGTGAGGGGCTGCCGGGAAACTGGTTCACCACGGTGAAGGCGTTTTCCGACGGCCGCCGGAAAGTTCTGAGCACATCACGGTCGGTGAAGTTCAGCGCGGTGCGCGGGAGATGGTTCCGCCGGTTGCAGGCCTCTTCGCACTTGCGGCAGCCGATGCAGAGGGTGGTGTCCACGAGTACGCCGGCATAATCCGGTGCCGCCTTGTCTGCTTTGGCCGACGGTTCGGTGGATTCCGCCGCAACCAGCGGGGTGGCGGCCAGGCCGGCGGCTGCGCCGATACTCCACTTCATCAGAGATCGACGGCTGAACTCCATCAGGACCTCCTTCCGACACAAAATGGAAACTTTATTATATAGATTCCGGATGTGGTTGTCCTTCAATTTTTAATCCGTGGGCCTATGCGGTGATCCGGCATGGCGTTCACGCCCACTCCTCTCGCACGCTGTCGCGCAGAGACGGTTCGCATGTTTGGAAGGGTTGCGGCCGCGTCTTTTCGAGTACAATGGGAAGCGGCGACACACCCGCTCGAGTGGATGGAGGCAGCCATGACCGCATCGCAGAAAACCGCAGCCAAGTGGCGGGCGGAGGCCGAGCGATGGGAACAGGAAGGCGTGAGCGACGCGGCGCAGGCGTGCTGGGAACGGGCACTGGAACTGGAACCGGACGATCTGCCGAGCCTGTTCGGTCTGGGATGGATCTGGCTACGAAAATACCGGCTGCCGAAAGCCCGGCGCTAATTTGAACAGGTCTTGGCCCGGGATCCCCGATGGAGGGGCGGGGAGGCCGCCCGGGTGCTGGAGAAAGTCCGGATCGAAGAGGTCGGGGTGGAACAGGGATTCAACGCCTGCCGGCAGATGCTTCGCGTGGACAATTTTTGCGCCGAGGCCTTCGCCGCCTTGGGCTCGAACTACCTGCGAGCCGGGAAGCTGGAGCTGGCGATCAGCAATTTCGAGGATGCGCTAAACACCGGATGGGAGGATCGGTTTCGCACGTTGATGGACAAGGGCCAGGCCCATGCCGAACTCGGCGACGATGCGGCGGCGGCGGAGTGCTTCGCCCAGGCGGCCGAAGCGGAGGGTGCATACCGGTTCTGGGCCTTGTACGAACATGCCGCCGCGTTGCGGCGCCTGGGCCGGCGCGCCGAAGCGCTGCAGCTTGTCCGTCAGGCTCAGGCGCTGGACCCCGCCGACGCTTCGCTCCGATGGCTGGAGGCGACGCTCCGGACAGAGCTTGCGGAGTCGGCCGGTTCATCGGAATCCCGTTGACGATCCGCCGGCGTTCCCACAAAGGACCGACGCACGATGTGCCGATGCCCCACCCATGACTGTCAGCGGTACGTCGGTCGGGCTTTGCTGGCTGCCTTCATCCTGATTCATCTGGCAGACCGGCCCGCCGAGGCGAGTTCGCCCCGGCTCCCGGGGCCCCAACCCCGGACCATCCACGTCTTCGTAGCCCTGTGCGACAATCGGAACCAGGGCATCGTTCCCGTCCCGGCGGTGCTGGGCGACGGCGACGATCCGGCCCGCAACCTGTACTGGGGCGCCCGCTATGGCGTCCGCACGTACCTCGAGCGGAGCCCGGACTGGCGCCGCGTCGCCGCACCGGCCACGCCCGGCGGGCCGGTACTGGAGCGGCGGGTGTTCCGCCACGCGCTCGAACCTGTCTGGCTGGTGGCCGACGCCTACCGCGGCGCGGCCATTCGGCAGGCGGTGGAGGACTTCCTGGCCGCGGCGGCCGGAGCT
This sequence is a window from Acidobacteriota bacterium. Protein-coding genes within it:
- the hybB gene encoding Ni/Fe-hydrogenase cytochrome b subunit, with the protein product MTLNDHPHRVTKPFFTFGTITLLIIMGIGYAFGITRLILGLGSVTNLDNHNPWGIWIAFDVACGVALAAGGFTTAALVDIFGRKKYLPLLRPAILTAFLGYLWVAIALSFDLGRYWNIWRPIFNWQGNSVLFEVGMCVTFYLMVLCVEMSPSILEGLKARIDGNEWGAALLRRVEKPILTLYRWVRIALPFFIVTGVVLSFMHQSSLGTLMLISPTKLSPLWDTNVLPVLFLLSAIAVGFPMVILESIYANISFGRNPEMELLTPLTRFVPWFLGAYGLVKLVDLAVRWNTLDLLAQPAATVSLIIEIMLGILAPLALLLNPAVRRSMGWLFFTASLIIFGVVLNRINVFLVGYNPPYSLRPYFPSVGEIAMTAAIVSSILFCYRFFVTYFPILPGYMPLSPEQLARMHEERAKTVTPFWTWVIRGAGIVFLLIFVLLYSVVHEEAISSTIRTVTEIQRVQAARPEPTPTTAAAAYPHRPAAYKNFYLLNSSALNSGVDDYEPVGFAHRIHDELTGGDCGVCHHRYAMSDDDRVGEDLKTLHAMMEVRLGGPCADCHDDLADRPPQSCTRCHAQPGEADDPSRIGLKGAYHRQCIGCHEGQLKPASAPTGCDDCHHPWTPDHERLVSLGAAPTPQDVTRSCLSCHPQVGQDLLGTAHWRWQGFSPTLAGYEHRKDISLTLMVNNYCIAIAPNMQQCAACHIGYGKQDKDFNFSNPANLDCLVCHDTTGNYRKDPLNAGLPAAGVDLPAVARKVGRPSRQACGSCHFHSGGATNAKHGDLEPVMADPKPEYDVHMGALNMRCQNCHTTTQHRIAGMSLSAPAVEGRVECGKCHGPTPHGVSGPLSRHLDDHVRAIACETCHIPAFARETPTLLRRDYSQAGQDRPETRDNLGMPAYDKRFGALTWGRNLTPVYLWFDGTRHAALLGDTIDPAAAVVLNAPVGEKRNQAARIFPFKLHTAVQPYDTENKTLAMPRFLSDYWVRFDWSGAIAEGMKVVGLPYSGKYGFVETRMYSAIHHGVVAAPKALGCTDCHSTEAVHCVRCHQGAQGMDLPEHRRKIYPEVKQRLDFKALGYPGDPAQVGGRFYLTLGRGRPPR
- a CDS encoding 4Fe-4S dicluster domain-containing protein, which gives rise to MEFSRRSLMKWSIGAAAGLAATPLVAAESTEPSAKADKAAPDYAGVLVDTTLCIGCRKCEEACNRRNHLPRTALNFTDRDVLRTFRRPSENAFTVVNQFPGSPSPDQAGLPQTYVKAQCMHCLYPSCVSACIVGALTKSNDGAVVYNPTICLGCRYCQVACPFEVPAFEFNEPLKPRVRKCEFCTDRARNTGADPACASACPTEALVFGHRAELVALARERLKRRPDRYIDHIYGEHEVGGTAWLYLVGRPVTEIGMLDLPEKPPPERTEAIQHGIFKFGLLPVAFYGLLSGIMWFNHRKETPPDGAAPGAEGGER